One window of bacterium genomic DNA carries:
- the lipA gene encoding lipoyl synthase yields MQPIDIDIPGKKKRERRPDWLKIKVPLGTKFSEVRKLIDAQGLNTVCEDARCPNMAECWNRGTATFMILGDICTRSCGFCSVKTGRPQVLDLDEPRRVAEAVERMQLRHAVITSVNRDELKDGGSEIFAATIRAIRDRLPHCKVEVLTPDFQGKEDAIRTVIAARPDIFNHNMETVPRLYRRVRPQAKYQRSRDVLSMCKRAGLVTKTGIMLGLGESEDEILQVMKDLRAIDVDIMTLGQYLQPTKQHLPVDRYVTPDEFAAWKQRGIELGFSHVESGPLVRSSYHADEQTVV; encoded by the coding sequence ATGCAGCCAATAGATATTGACATCCCTGGAAAAAAGAAACGCGAACGGCGACCGGACTGGTTGAAAATCAAGGTTCCTCTGGGGACCAAGTTTTCCGAGGTCCGCAAGCTCATCGATGCACAGGGACTGAATACTGTCTGTGAAGACGCACGCTGTCCCAACATGGCGGAATGCTGGAATCGCGGTACCGCCACATTCATGATTCTCGGAGATATCTGCACTCGAAGCTGCGGATTCTGTTCGGTCAAGACCGGCCGTCCCCAGGTGTTGGATCTGGACGAACCTCGTCGCGTTGCGGAAGCGGTGGAGCGGATGCAGCTGCGCCATGCAGTGATTACCTCGGTCAATCGCGACGAGCTGAAGGATGGTGGGTCTGAAATCTTTGCCGCGACCATTCGCGCCATCCGTGACCGTCTCCCCCACTGCAAGGTTGAAGTGCTCACTCCGGATTTTCAGGGAAAAGAAGATGCCATTAGGACCGTGATCGCAGCACGTCCTGACATCTTCAATCACAATATGGAGACGGTACCACGGCTGTATCGCCGGGTACGCCCCCAGGCGAAATATCAGCGTTCGCGCGATGTGCTTTCCATGTGCAAGCGCGCAGGACTGGTGACAAAAACCGGCATCATGCTCGGACTGGGTGAAAGTGAAGACGAGATTCTGCAGGTTATGAAGGATCTCCGCGCAATTGATGTCGATATCATGACACTCGGTCAGTATCTCCAGCCCACCAAGCAGCATCTCCCGGTCGACCGTTATGTCACACCTGACGAATTTGCTGCCTGGAAGCAGCGAGGAATCGAGCTTGGATTTTCACATGTGGAATCCGGTCCCCTCGTACGCTCGAGCTATCATGCAGACGAACAGACCGTCGTATAG
- the secG gene encoding preprotein translocase subunit SecG, which yields MFTILMILIILIGIAMTGTILMQNPKGGGLSSAFGGASGGVGSMLGVRHASDILAKTTWGLAIAFTVLIFAVNMFFLPNEGTQESIIQQSAAEAPITPMEKQQQMEQQAQQPANQQQAAPGADQQQAPPPPPPPTE from the coding sequence ATGTTCACCATTCTCATGATCCTTATTATTCTGATCGGTATTGCAATGACCGGTACCATCCTGATGCAGAATCCCAAGGGTGGCGGTCTCTCCAGCGCATTTGGCGGTGCGAGTGGCGGCGTGGGCAGCATGCTCGGCGTGCGCCATGCATCGGACATTCTCGCCAAGACCACGTGGGGGCTGGCGATTGCATTTACCGTATTGATCTTTGCCGTCAACATGTTTTTCCTTCCCAATGAGGGAACGCAGGAAAGCATCATCCAGCAGAGTGCCGCGGAAGCTCCGATCACTCCGATGGAAAAGCAGCAGCAGATGGAGCAGCAGGCACAGCAGCCCGCAAACCAGCAGCAGGCAGCACCCGGTGCTGACCAGCAGCAGGCACCCCCTCCGCCTCCTCCGCCGACGGAATAA
- a CDS encoding glycoside hydrolase family 3: MKRRFTRFPLKGGAKRILLLTIFLSVIAATTQQRACAQSPDDSLDIKIGQMLMVGFRGLTARPSSSIAEAIHDYHLGGVVLFDFDVEKKEYGRNITSPMQMLDLTSDLQQASALPLFIAVDQEGGKVTRMKTRDGFPGNVSQAYIGRIDNADSTTYYTDIMARSIRIVGANVNFAPVVDLNVNPSNPVIGSLGRSISSDPDVVSRNAALMIEAYHKWGVLCAVKHFPGHGSSMDDSHEGFVDVSDSWSDEELEPYRALVAKGLPDMVMTAHIYNSDLDETWPATLSKNVITGLLRDDIGYDGVVITDDLMMKAITDDYGTETAIKQAVLAGADILLFANNSYSYDHTIAKTAFSMLKALVEKGAISRERINQSYLRIMRLKNRLMPGRAER, encoded by the coding sequence ATGAAGCGACGATTCACCCGCTTCCCGCTCAAAGGCGGAGCGAAGCGTATATTGTTGCTCACAATATTTCTCAGCGTAATCGCTGCGACCACGCAACAGCGGGCATGCGCGCAGAGCCCTGATGACAGTCTGGACATTAAGATCGGCCAGATGCTGATGGTGGGGTTTCGCGGTCTGACAGCTCGTCCTTCGAGTTCAATCGCTGAGGCGATTCACGATTATCATCTCGGTGGCGTGGTACTCTTCGACTTTGACGTCGAGAAAAAGGAATACGGGCGGAATATTACCTCGCCCATGCAGATGCTTGATCTCACTTCTGATCTTCAACAGGCATCTGCGCTGCCGCTTTTTATTGCGGTGGATCAGGAAGGGGGCAAGGTGACGAGGATGAAGACCAGGGACGGTTTTCCCGGCAATGTATCACAAGCATATATCGGACGCATCGACAATGCGGATTCCACGACGTACTACACGGATATCATGGCGCGATCGATCCGCATCGTCGGCGCGAATGTTAACTTCGCACCGGTAGTGGATCTCAATGTCAATCCGTCAAATCCCGTTATCGGCAGCCTGGGCCGGAGTATTTCCTCAGACCCTGATGTGGTCTCCCGCAATGCCGCGCTCATGATCGAGGCGTATCACAAATGGGGTGTGCTTTGCGCTGTCAAGCATTTTCCCGGTCATGGTTCTTCGATGGACGATTCCCATGAAGGGTTCGTCGATGTCAGTGACAGCTGGTCGGACGAGGAACTCGAACCGTACCGCGCGCTCGTTGCCAAAGGGCTGCCTGACATGGTGATGACCGCACACATCTACAACAGTGACCTGGATGAAACCTGGCCGGCAACGCTTTCGAAAAACGTCATCACAGGACTGCTGCGTGATGATATCGGGTACGATGGCGTTGTCATTACCGACGACCTCATGATGAAGGCGATCACTGACGATTATGGCACTGAAACCGCCATCAAACAGGCAGTGCTTGCCGGGGCTGATATCCTGCTCTTCGCCAACAATAGCTATAGCTACGATCACACTATCGCGAAAACAGCCTTCTCCATGCTGAAAGCCCTGGTAGAGAAGGGAGCCATTTCACGGGAGCGTATCAACCAGTCGTACCTCCGTATCATGCGACTGAAAAATCGGCTCATGCCGGGACGAGCGGAACGCTAA
- a CDS encoding MBL fold metallo-hydrolase, giving the protein MYFQHIYEKGLAQASYLVGCQATGEALVIDPRRDIDVYLDAAEKQNLRITHITETHIHADFLSGARELAAATGAKMLLSDEGGADWRYAFDHIPLHGGDHFMVGNLRIDVLHTPGHTPEHLSFLLTDTPASEQPVMVFTGDFVFVGDVGRPDLLEKAAGIKGSREIGARQMFASLDTFRQLPDHVQVWPGHGAGSACGKALGAVPSSTVGYEKVVNWALRIREEETFVRELLDGQPEPPKYFAMMKQLNKVGPSVLGGIPHPARLTLSQFEEELRRGVTLVDTRDKLAFAGGHIPDSLNIQDNNAFSTWAGWMLEYGSPFMLVASDTRIEELTRALIRIGLDDIAGYVSDMDRIGDAGHNMRVVDQITVEELRANRSAYHVLDIRGETEFLTGHIPGAENIHAGALTAQLDDIPKDRPVVVHCVSGDRSSIATSLLLSKGVRNVRNLTCGFNGWKQAGYPVEVPVEKNENALAA; this is encoded by the coding sequence ATGTATTTCCAGCATATATATGAAAAAGGACTTGCACAGGCCAGCTATCTTGTCGGCTGTCAGGCAACAGGAGAAGCGCTCGTCATCGATCCACGAAGGGATATCGACGTCTACCTGGATGCAGCGGAGAAGCAGAACCTGCGTATTACGCATATCACGGAAACACACATTCATGCCGATTTCCTGAGTGGCGCGCGTGAACTCGCAGCTGCAACAGGCGCGAAGATGCTGCTTTCGGATGAAGGCGGCGCGGATTGGCGTTATGCATTCGATCACATCCCCTTGCACGGGGGTGACCATTTCATGGTGGGCAATCTGCGCATCGACGTGCTGCACACCCCGGGACATACGCCGGAACACCTCAGCTTTCTCCTTACGGATACTCCGGCGAGCGAACAGCCGGTGATGGTGTTCACGGGTGATTTTGTCTTCGTCGGCGATGTTGGCCGCCCTGACCTTCTTGAAAAGGCCGCAGGGATAAAGGGCAGCAGAGAGATCGGTGCGCGACAGATGTTCGCGTCGCTCGACACGTTCCGGCAGCTTCCCGATCACGTTCAGGTCTGGCCCGGGCACGGGGCAGGATCCGCCTGCGGGAAAGCCCTTGGGGCTGTCCCTTCGAGTACCGTCGGCTACGAGAAAGTTGTAAACTGGGCGCTGCGCATCAGGGAGGAGGAAACCTTCGTGCGCGAGCTGCTCGATGGACAACCTGAACCGCCGAAATATTTCGCCATGATGAAACAGCTCAATAAAGTCGGTCCCAGCGTCCTCGGTGGCATCCCGCACCCGGCACGACTGACACTTTCACAATTCGAGGAGGAGCTCCGACGGGGTGTCACACTTGTGGATACGCGTGATAAACTCGCGTTCGCCGGTGGTCATATTCCCGATAGCCTCAATATTCAGGATAACAATGCGTTCAGTACATGGGCCGGGTGGATGCTGGAATACGGTTCCCCCTTCATGCTCGTTGCGTCTGATACCCGGATTGAGGAATTAACCAGGGCTCTGATTCGTATCGGACTCGATGATATCGCAGGATATGTCTCGGACATGGACCGTATTGGAGACGCGGGACACAATATGCGCGTCGTCGACCAGATCACCGTCGAAGAATTGCGCGCCAACCGCAGCGCATACCATGTGCTCGACATCCGCGGAGAGACGGAGTTTCTCACCGGACATATTCCGGGAGCGGAAAATATTCATGCCGGCGCGCTTACTGCGCAGCTTGACGATATTCCAAAGGATCGACCAGTGGTTGTGCACTGCGTCAGCGGAGATCGCTCATCGATTGCGACAAGCCTGCTCCTTTCCAAAGGTGTTCGCAACGTCCGTAACCTGACCTGCGGCTTCAATGGTTGGAAGCAGGCAGGATATCCCGTCGAAGTCCCTGTTGAGAAGAATGAAAACGCACTGGCGGCCTAG
- a CDS encoding rhodanese-like domain-containing protein: MFNDIFSALRGGKTSVANIGSEEFAQLMEEHPDAVILDVRTAGEFQMGHIPGSRNLDMMDPRFRDAIGELSRESKVLLYCRSGNRSYHAGNMMKQMGFEDVYNLASGLLGWQKPLDR; this comes from the coding sequence ATGTTTAATGATATATTCTCCGCCTTGCGGGGTGGAAAAACATCCGTCGCGAACATTGGTTCCGAGGAATTTGCTCAGCTGATGGAAGAACATCCCGATGCCGTCATCCTTGACGTGCGTACCGCGGGAGAGTTCCAGATGGGACACATTCCCGGTTCGCGCAACCTCGATATGATGGATCCGCGGTTCCGCGATGCCATCGGTGAGCTGTCACGAGAGAGCAAGGTTCTGCTTTACTGCCGCAGTGGCAATCGCAGCTACCATGCCGGAAACATGATGAAGCAGATGGGCTTCGAGGACGTCTACAATCTGGCCAGCGGCCTCCTGGGCTGGCAGAAACCCCTCGACCGTTGA
- a CDS encoding sulfite exporter TauE/SafE family protein — protein sequence MTELFGFLAAVVIGLTLGLIGGGGSILTVPSLVYLLGVAPVPATAYSLFIVGLTSLVGAVAYMRKGLVSFRTAAVFGIPAFIAVFTARTVIVPALPEQLFSLGGFVVSRDLALMLLFALLMLAASVSMIRKRKGAEEDSEIEFNYPMIFVEGIVVGTLTGLVGAGGGFLIIPALVILARLPMKLTVGTSLLIIATNSLLGFTGDMMTMSIDWGFLGTFSVFAIGGIVAGSWLARYISGARLRPAFGWFTLAMGVYIIGRELVFNTL from the coding sequence ATGACAGAATTATTCGGATTTCTCGCAGCTGTTGTGATCGGACTGACACTGGGGCTGATTGGAGGTGGCGGATCCATTCTCACCGTCCCATCCCTTGTCTACCTCCTGGGTGTAGCGCCCGTACCCGCCACGGCATATTCGCTGTTCATTGTCGGTCTGACTTCGCTCGTCGGGGCCGTGGCATACATGCGGAAAGGTCTTGTCAGTTTCCGCACCGCGGCCGTCTTCGGCATCCCGGCCTTCATCGCCGTATTCACCGCGCGAACCGTGATCGTCCCTGCGCTTCCTGAACAACTGTTCAGCCTGGGCGGATTCGTGGTCAGCCGTGACCTTGCCCTCATGCTTCTCTTTGCGCTGCTCATGCTCGCCGCTTCGGTCAGCATGATTCGCAAGCGGAAAGGTGCTGAGGAGGACTCGGAAATAGAATTCAACTACCCGATGATTTTTGTGGAAGGTATCGTCGTCGGCACGCTTACCGGGCTCGTCGGGGCCGGCGGTGGTTTCCTGATCATCCCCGCACTGGTGATCCTTGCACGATTGCCCATGAAACTCACGGTCGGCACATCGCTGCTGATTATCGCAACGAATTCCCTTCTCGGCTTCACCGGGGACATGATGACCATGTCCATCGACTGGGGATTTCTCGGAACGTTTTCCGTATTCGCCATTGGTGGTATCGTGGCCGGCAGCTGGCTGGCACGCTATATCTCCGGTGCGCGGCTAAGACCCGCATTCGGATGGTTCACGCTGGCGATGGGCGTCTATATCATCGGAAGAGAACTGGTTTTCAATACACTGTAA
- a CDS encoding metalloregulator ArsR/SmtB family transcription factor: MTAIVEKTEQEVMEEAAGMLKAVSHPVRLAIVELLDNGVRRNVTEIFEQLELEQAVASHHLAILRDRGVLSQERSGKHVFYFLRHPRLTEIVHCVKDCCVV; the protein is encoded by the coding sequence ATGACTGCAATAGTAGAGAAAACGGAACAGGAGGTCATGGAGGAGGCAGCCGGCATGCTCAAGGCGGTCTCACATCCCGTGCGACTGGCCATCGTCGAGCTTCTGGACAATGGTGTGCGCCGGAATGTCACCGAGATTTTTGAGCAGCTCGAACTCGAGCAGGCTGTGGCGTCGCATCACCTTGCCATTTTACGCGATCGCGGTGTCCTCAGCCAGGAGCGCAGCGGGAAACATGTTTTCTATTTCCTCCGGCATCCGCGGCTGACGGAAATCGTGCATTGCGTCAAAGACTGCTGCGTGGTATAG
- a CDS encoding AMP-binding protein, producing the protein MQEHGLASWDALMERSTGDVAWFTDAVLSFLNIEFSTPYSKVLDLSEGLPFPRWCVDGRMNIVHNCVDKWAADAEHRLRDAVVWEGEEGDVRSLSYGELAAEVNRCANALRELGLGKGDAIGLYLSMTPEIVIALLAIAKIGGVILPLFSGYGVTAVASRLRDADAKALFTADGFFRRGSVVDLKGTADAAAEDVPTLRHMIVLRRSGHEIPMTEGRDLWWHDLVPRQDDVAELEDTSAEDLLMIIYTSGTTGRPKGAVHTHCGFPVKAAQDMAFGTDVHQGDLIYWMTDMGWMMGPWLVFGATLLGASFFISDGAPDFPGVNRLWEQVERHGISVLGISPTLVRALMKHGIDPIRAHDISSLRFFASTSEPWNPEPWMWLFRDVGQSRCPIINYSGGTEISGGIVMGNPVLPLKPASFSAACPGIAADVYDETGKPVRNAVGELVITAPWIGMTRGFWRDRERYLDTYWSRWENVWVHGDFAAIDEDGLWYILGRSDDTIKVAGKRVGPAELESILVEHPAVNEAAAIAVPHEVKGNEVVCFCVLNPGHAASDALVATLREAVVDAMGKPLAPRTILFISDIPKTRNGKIMRRIARSAYLGLDPGDISSLVNPAAVEEISSLR; encoded by the coding sequence ATGCAGGAGCATGGACTCGCCTCCTGGGACGCCTTGATGGAGCGATCCACGGGTGATGTCGCCTGGTTCACCGACGCAGTACTTTCCTTTCTTAACATCGAATTCAGCACCCCGTATTCGAAGGTCCTCGATCTGAGTGAAGGCCTCCCGTTTCCGCGTTGGTGCGTCGATGGCCGCATGAACATCGTACACAACTGTGTCGACAAGTGGGCAGCGGACGCCGAACACCGCTTGCGCGACGCTGTCGTATGGGAAGGTGAAGAGGGTGATGTACGTAGCCTGAGTTATGGGGAACTGGCCGCGGAGGTAAACCGCTGCGCCAACGCGCTGCGGGAACTCGGGCTCGGGAAAGGAGATGCCATCGGCCTGTACCTGTCCATGACGCCGGAAATCGTCATCGCTCTGCTCGCCATTGCGAAAATCGGCGGGGTGATCCTGCCGCTGTTTTCCGGATATGGTGTTACTGCGGTCGCTTCCCGGCTGCGGGATGCGGACGCGAAAGCGTTGTTCACCGCCGACGGATTTTTCCGCAGGGGCAGCGTGGTGGATCTCAAAGGTACGGCAGATGCCGCTGCGGAAGATGTGCCCACACTGCGGCACATGATTGTGTTGCGCAGATCGGGACATGAGATCCCGATGACGGAAGGACGTGACCTCTGGTGGCATGACCTGGTGCCGCGGCAGGATGATGTGGCGGAACTCGAAGACACTTCCGCCGAGGATCTGCTCATGATCATCTATACCTCTGGCACGACGGGACGGCCCAAGGGGGCCGTGCATACGCACTGTGGGTTCCCTGTCAAGGCCGCGCAGGACATGGCGTTTGGGACGGACGTGCATCAGGGAGATCTGATTTACTGGATGACGGATATGGGCTGGATGATGGGACCGTGGCTGGTTTTTGGTGCCACGTTGCTTGGAGCTTCCTTTTTCATCTCTGATGGCGCTCCCGATTTCCCTGGTGTCAACCGGCTGTGGGAACAGGTGGAGCGGCATGGCATTTCTGTTCTGGGCATCTCGCCGACCCTGGTGCGCGCCCTGATGAAGCACGGGATCGATCCCATCCGCGCCCATGATATTTCCTCACTCCGTTTCTTTGCTTCGACGAGCGAGCCCTGGAATCCCGAGCCCTGGATGTGGCTGTTCCGTGATGTTGGTCAATCCCGCTGTCCGATCATCAACTACTCGGGGGGAACCGAGATCAGTGGTGGTATTGTCATGGGCAATCCGGTGCTGCCTCTCAAACCGGCGTCATTCTCTGCAGCCTGTCCCGGTATCGCTGCCGACGTCTACGATGAAACTGGCAAGCCGGTGCGGAACGCCGTCGGCGAGCTGGTCATCACTGCTCCCTGGATTGGCATGACGCGTGGGTTCTGGCGCGACAGGGAGCGGTACCTCGATACCTACTGGTCTCGCTGGGAGAATGTCTGGGTACACGGCGACTTCGCCGCGATTGACGAGGATGGACTGTGGTACATCCTTGGCCGCAGTGACGATACGATTAAAGTTGCAGGGAAGAGGGTGGGTCCAGCGGAACTGGAAAGCATCCTGGTTGAGCATCCGGCAGTCAATGAGGCGGCCGCCATCGCCGTCCCTCATGAAGTGAAAGGAAATGAAGTCGTCTGCTTCTGCGTCCTCAATCCCGGACACGCCGCCTCGGATGCTCTTGTCGCAACGCTGCGTGAAGCTGTTGTCGATGCGATGGGAAAACCACTGGCGCCGCGCACAATTCTCTTCATCTCCGACATTCCCAAAACCCGCAACGGGAAAATCATGCGACGCATTGCCCGCAGTGCGTATCTCGGCCTTGACCCGGGAGATATCTCCAGCCTGGTCAATCCCGCCGCAGTCGAGGAAATTTCATCGCTCCGCTGA
- a CDS encoding DUF4136 domain-containing protein has translation MKGIIVAAAILLLAGCSSTPVIDNAPRADFDRGTDFRVYKTYRWFDGPFMPDDPATKEETQYQTVRDAINVQLKEKGYEWRQFSATDLVLHVHSGMISPRQPDAWITYNWYKPWWGAYGPMADISRYDPGTLVLDVIDAKRTELIWRGLLPAVYDEDGSLIQPEKLPDRIAAMLKDYPAAVK, from the coding sequence ATGAAAGGGATAATTGTTGCCGCTGCGATCTTGCTGCTCGCCGGTTGCAGTTCGACACCTGTTATTGACAATGCCCCCCGTGCCGATTTTGACAGGGGAACCGATTTCCGCGTGTACAAGACGTACCGCTGGTTTGACGGTCCGTTCATGCCTGATGACCCGGCAACGAAAGAGGAAACGCAGTATCAAACGGTCCGGGATGCCATTAATGTACAGTTGAAGGAGAAGGGATATGAATGGCGTCAATTCTCCGCTACCGACCTGGTGCTGCACGTGCACAGTGGGATGATCTCGCCCAGGCAGCCGGATGCATGGATCACGTACAACTGGTACAAGCCGTGGTGGGGTGCCTATGGTCCGATGGCGGATATCAGTCGTTATGATCCCGGTACACTTGTACTTGATGTTATTGATGCGAAGCGGACGGAGCTCATCTGGCGGGGACTTCTTCCCGCGGTGTACGATGAAGACGGCTCCTTGATACAGCCGGAAAAATTACCTGACCGCATTGCCGCAATGCTGAAGGACTATCCCGCTGCGGTGAAATGA
- a CDS encoding apolipoprotein A1/A4/E family protein gives MKPDTHASLQALEKELERLRSAVEHIDQAKSVAQKVVGAVGLIQKKYSEHLDALLEAQRTAAEKLGEGSQQRFDEINNSARRHILESAARAKKYLDDSNTQFHEALEAAREVTGGHLDRIAGEAGEILESAGSKLDQITSKAAAAVTLTEKKTGSILEDAGENISRLLDDAGSAINRRVQELVVAIEKRMREVQEKSETLLTNVAEAASHHIREIGTQTASAVEDLHARARHHVDEVGTLSKSSVAEIRQLADTNITETSNQSKKIFAAIKKTHDQQLTEFEKVTVSTDALIAASGKLVRTIDSVDFPARLQSIENDIRSVHYNLNTVMARMEALEKSNENAMEAFGTEVSNKLGRLESFTDKTIRTMSDGVDKQFAEQQKQLQGTRMLIIVLLIFNILLSVGLYLVWSGQTQSDTEIVPVEQPYVPPDSLKPAEDGTGK, from the coding sequence ATGAAACCCGATACCCACGCCTCACTCCAGGCACTCGAAAAAGAGCTTGAGCGTCTCCGTTCGGCGGTTGAGCACATTGACCAGGCGAAATCAGTCGCCCAGAAGGTAGTCGGTGCTGTTGGTCTGATTCAGAAAAAATACAGCGAACACCTCGATGCGTTGCTCGAGGCACAGCGTACGGCTGCGGAAAAGCTCGGTGAGGGAAGCCAGCAGCGATTCGATGAGATAAACAACAGTGCACGCCGGCACATCCTGGAGTCTGCCGCGCGTGCCAAAAAGTATCTTGACGATTCCAACACGCAGTTCCACGAGGCACTCGAGGCTGCGAGGGAAGTCACCGGTGGGCACCTTGACCGCATCGCCGGTGAGGCAGGGGAGATACTTGAATCAGCCGGATCGAAACTGGATCAGATCACTTCGAAAGCGGCAGCAGCGGTGACGCTGACCGAGAAGAAAACGGGGAGCATTCTGGAGGATGCGGGTGAAAACATTTCGCGCTTGCTCGATGACGCAGGGAGCGCAATCAACCGCAGGGTGCAGGAGCTCGTCGTTGCGATTGAGAAGCGTATGCGTGAGGTACAGGAGAAATCGGAAACACTGCTAACTAATGTGGCCGAAGCCGCCTCACATCATATCCGAGAGATAGGGACACAGACTGCCTCCGCCGTCGAGGACCTGCATGCCCGTGCCCGACACCATGTCGACGAGGTGGGAACACTTTCGAAGTCGAGCGTTGCTGAAATCCGACAGCTTGCTGATACGAATATTACGGAGACCTCAAATCAGTCGAAGAAAATATTCGCAGCCATCAAGAAAACGCACGATCAGCAGCTGACGGAGTTTGAGAAGGTCACGGTCTCAACCGATGCGCTGATTGCCGCGTCCGGCAAACTTGTGCGTACGATTGATTCCGTCGATTTTCCCGCGCGACTGCAATCCATCGAAAATGACATCCGTTCGGTGCACTATAACCTCAATACCGTCATGGCGCGCATGGAAGCGCTCGAAAAATCGAACGAGAACGCCATGGAAGCATTTGGTACGGAGGTGAGCAACAAACTGGGGAGACTCGAGTCATTCACGGACAAGACCATCCGTACCATGAGCGATGGTGTCGACAAGCAGTTTGCCGAGCAGCAGAAACAGCTGCAGGGTACTCGTATGCTGATTATCGTTCTGCTGATCTTCAATATTCTGCTTTCTGTTGGACTGTACCTGGTATGGTCCGGCCAGACGCAGTCCGACACCGAGATCGTCCCGGTCGAACAGCCATACGTGCCGCCTGACTCGCTCAAGCCCGCAGAGGACGGCACTGGAAAATGA